One stretch of Pseudomonas azotoformans DNA includes these proteins:
- a CDS encoding fimbria/pilus outer membrane usher protein, whose protein sequence is MVSRGLARSLWLSVVGGLGGAMVALPGVAGDLPPPPSSMEAVADAQLFLELVVNQMDTGRVIAVDQRAGQLYVPASALQDVGMKLPGELSGSVALDTIPGLHSDYDSNGQRLLLDVPPSWLKEQFIGNRNTYPRTQAMSSFGALLNYDLYFNDTDEGGSYLAAWNEVRLFDHWGTLSNTGQYRQTLADGVSSSTFNNGYRRYDTTWRFSDDERLLTYEAGDVISGALPWSSSVRLGGVQFSRDFAVRPDLVTYPLPQFAGEAAVPSSVDLFINGYKSDSAQLQPGPYTLTNVPFINGAGEAVVVTTDALGRQVSTTVPFYVTSTLLQKGLTDFSVAAGTLRREYTLKDFAYGPGVASGTFRYGYSDNLTLESHAEASTDLTLGGLGGNLRLGNLGVLNAAVSQSRFEGRSGQQLSLGYQYNSTRYSLSYQRVERHDEYADLTLVDTAYASLSKRSEQVTLSLNLERFGSLGMGYFDVQAADDSRTRLLNLSWSKPLWRNTSFYLSANREIGDSNWAMQAQLVIPFDLNGSLALSTERSKDGASRQRLNYSSAVPSEGGVGYNLGYAQGDGAAYRQADLTWRLQSVQLQAGVYGSSDAETRWADASGSLVWMGGDTFAANRISDAFVVVSTQGFAGIPVRYENQLVGETDRNGHLLVPWSSAYYRAKYEIDPLNLPLNVQSPNVEQRVSVRRGSGYLLEFPLRRVLAASVTLVDTQHQELPLGSLVVHEQSNQQAVVGWDGLVYLENLSAHNTLQVTLGEGRTCQARFEVDEQQQGVPLIGPLVCQ, encoded by the coding sequence ATGGTGAGTCGTGGTCTGGCTCGCAGTCTATGGCTGTCGGTGGTGGGCGGGCTGGGCGGTGCAATGGTTGCGCTTCCGGGCGTGGCTGGCGACCTGCCTCCGCCCCCGAGCAGTATGGAGGCTGTCGCCGATGCACAGTTGTTTCTGGAGCTGGTGGTCAATCAGATGGACACCGGCCGCGTTATCGCGGTCGATCAACGGGCCGGGCAACTCTATGTGCCGGCCAGCGCGCTGCAGGACGTGGGCATGAAGCTGCCCGGCGAATTGAGCGGCAGCGTGGCGCTGGACACGATCCCCGGCCTGCACAGCGATTACGACAGCAACGGCCAGCGCCTGCTGCTGGATGTGCCGCCGTCGTGGCTGAAGGAACAATTTATCGGCAACCGCAACACCTACCCGCGCACCCAGGCAATGAGCAGCTTTGGCGCTTTGCTCAACTATGACCTGTATTTCAACGACACAGACGAAGGCGGCAGCTACCTCGCCGCCTGGAACGAAGTGCGACTGTTCGATCACTGGGGCACCTTGTCCAATACCGGCCAGTACCGCCAGACCTTGGCCGACGGCGTCAGCAGCAGTACGTTCAACAACGGCTACCGGCGCTATGACACTACCTGGCGCTTCTCCGATGATGAGCGGCTGCTGACCTACGAAGCCGGTGACGTGATCAGCGGCGCCTTGCCCTGGAGCAGTTCGGTGCGCCTCGGCGGTGTGCAGTTCTCGCGGGACTTCGCGGTGCGTCCGGACCTGGTGACTTACCCCCTGCCGCAATTTGCCGGTGAGGCCGCGGTGCCGTCGTCGGTGGACCTGTTTATCAATGGCTACAAATCCGATAGCGCGCAGTTGCAACCGGGGCCCTACACCCTGACCAACGTGCCGTTTATCAACGGAGCGGGCGAAGCGGTGGTGGTGACGACTGACGCCCTGGGTCGCCAGGTGTCGACCACCGTGCCGTTCTATGTGACCAGCACCCTGTTGCAAAAAGGCCTGACGGATTTTTCGGTGGCCGCCGGCACCTTGCGCCGGGAGTACACCCTGAAGGACTTCGCCTACGGCCCCGGCGTGGCGAGCGGTACCTTTCGTTATGGTTATTCCGACAATTTGACCCTGGAGAGCCATGCCGAAGCCTCCACCGACCTGACGCTGGGCGGCCTGGGTGGCAACCTGCGGCTGGGCAACCTCGGCGTGCTCAATGCCGCCGTCAGCCAAAGCCGATTTGAAGGGCGTAGCGGCCAGCAACTGAGCCTGGGGTATCAGTACAACAGCACGCGCTACAGCCTGTCCTATCAGCGGGTGGAACGACACGACGAGTACGCCGACCTGACCCTGGTCGACACCGCTTACGCGAGCCTCAGCAAACGCAGCGAGCAGGTGACCCTGAGCCTCAACCTTGAGCGTTTCGGCAGCCTGGGCATGGGCTATTTCGACGTGCAGGCGGCGGACGATTCGCGCACGCGGCTGCTCAACCTGAGCTGGAGCAAACCGCTGTGGCGCAATACCAGTTTCTACCTGTCGGCCAACCGCGAGATCGGCGACAGCAATTGGGCGATGCAGGCGCAATTGGTGATTCCGTTCGACCTCAACGGCAGCCTGGCCTTGAGCACCGAGCGCAGCAAGGACGGCGCCAGTCGCCAGCGCCTCAATTACAGCAGCGCGGTGCCCAGCGAGGGCGGGGTGGGCTACAACCTCGGTTATGCCCAGGGCGATGGCGCGGCGTATCGGCAGGCCGACCTGACCTGGCGCTTGCAGTCGGTGCAGCTGCAGGCCGGCGTGTACGGCAGCAGCGATGCCGAGACTCGCTGGGCGGATGCCAGCGGCTCGCTGGTGTGGATGGGTGGCGACACCTTTGCCGCCAACCGTATCAGTGATGCCTTTGTGGTAGTGAGTACCCAGGGTTTCGCCGGTATCCCGGTGCGCTACGAGAACCAGCTGGTGGGCGAAACCGACCGTAATGGGCATCTCCTGGTGCCGTGGAGCAGCGCGTACTACCGCGCCAAGTACGAAATCGATCCGCTGAACCTGCCGCTCAATGTGCAGAGCCCGAATGTGGAACAACGTGTGTCGGTGCGCCGTGGCAGTGGCTACCTGCTGGAGTTTCCATTGCGCCGGGTACTCGCGGCGAGCGTTACCCTGGTGGACACCCAGCATCAGGAATTGCCCTTGGGCAGCCTGGTGGTGCACGAGCAAAGCAACCAGCAGGCGGTGGTTGGCTGGGACGGCCTGGTGTACCTGGAGAACCTCTCGGCGCATAACACCTTGCAGGTCACGCTGGGTGAAGGGCGTACGTGCCAGGCGCGATTCGAGGTCGACGAGCAGCAACAAGGCGTGCCGCTGATCGGGCCGTTGGTGTGCCAATGA
- a CDS encoding fimbrial biogenesis chaperone, with protein MRSPSRRLWAAGIALSAVCTAGLVQAASSVLIWPIDPVLEADQQASALWLENRGTETASLQIRVFAWSQRGFEEQYQNQRDVIGSPPVARIEPGQKQLVRLTRTREVPPGQELAYRIIIDEIPSPLQVPTPPEGKNTAAAIRFQMRYSVPLFAYGAGLWNKEDSTRQRDPKGAGKPDLSWHKVTVAGRDYIEVRNQGAVHARLTDAAFKQGGQTRPLVDGLLGYVLPGASMRWPVPQALSADQPLQVRVNGAPQLESLAPQR; from the coding sequence ATGCGTTCACCATCCCGGCGGTTGTGGGCCGCGGGTATTGCCTTGAGTGCAGTGTGCACGGCGGGGCTTGTGCAGGCGGCCAGCTCGGTGCTGATCTGGCCCATCGACCCGGTGCTGGAGGCCGATCAACAGGCGAGCGCGCTGTGGCTGGAAAACCGTGGGACCGAAACCGCGAGCCTGCAGATTCGCGTGTTTGCCTGGAGCCAGCGTGGTTTCGAGGAGCAATACCAGAACCAGCGTGATGTGATCGGCAGCCCGCCCGTCGCGCGGATCGAGCCGGGGCAGAAACAATTGGTACGCCTGACCCGCACCCGCGAAGTACCACCGGGGCAAGAGTTGGCCTACCGCATCATCATCGATGAAATCCCTTCACCCTTGCAGGTGCCTACGCCGCCGGAAGGCAAGAACACCGCAGCGGCGATCCGCTTTCAGATGCGTTATTCGGTGCCGCTGTTCGCCTACGGCGCGGGCCTGTGGAACAAGGAGGACAGCACACGTCAGCGTGACCCCAAGGGCGCGGGCAAACCGGATTTGAGCTGGCACAAGGTCACGGTAGCAGGGCGCGACTACATCGAAGTGCGCAACCAGGGCGCTGTGCATGCGCGCCTGACCGATGCCGCATTCAAGCAGGGCGGGCAGACACGCCCCTTGGTGGATGGCCTGTTGGGCTACGTGCTGCCGGGCGCCAGCATGCGCTGGCCGGTGCCGCAAGCGCTGTCGGCAGACCAGCCGCTGCAGGTCAGGGTCAACGGCGCACCGCAGTTGGAGAGCCTCGCGCCGCAGCGGTAA
- a CDS encoding Csu type fimbrial protein, with protein MWLRALLACGLAVPLPLSAVTSQSFQVSATIIPGCLIVGGSSNYGALTYGSYSALATSTVTAALTGGVTLQCTPGVTLSMSVDGGQHSSTGRNLQLNSGSARVAYQLFQDAAFSQSLGIGQSVNVAYSDANNISLPIYGRVQLPGNQPGGTYSDTLQVQLTW; from the coding sequence ATGTGGCTCAGAGCGTTGCTGGCCTGTGGGCTGGCGGTGCCGTTGCCGTTGTCGGCGGTGACCAGCCAGAGTTTCCAGGTGAGCGCGACCATCATCCCGGGCTGCCTGATCGTGGGCGGCAGCTCCAATTATGGTGCGCTGACCTATGGCAGTTATTCGGCCCTGGCCACCAGCACGGTCACGGCGGCGCTGACGGGGGGCGTGACCTTGCAGTGCACGCCGGGGGTGACGCTGAGCATGAGCGTCGACGGCGGGCAGCACAGCAGCACCGGGCGCAATCTGCAGCTCAATAGCGGTAGCGCGCGGGTGGCTTACCAGTTGTTTCAGGATGCGGCGTTCAGTCAGAGCCTGGGGATCGGCCAGAGCGTCAACGTGGCCTACAGCGATGCGAACAACATCAGCCTGCCGATCTACGGGCGGGTGCAATTGCCGGGCAATCAGCCTGGGGGGACATACAGCGACACGCTGCAGGTGCAGCTGACGTGGTAA
- a CDS encoding Csu type fimbrial protein produces the protein MHVLVSRLGVCALGLAMASSLNAATTVTGQITSSLILIASCQVNGSGAATGLNFGSLNFGTTNSLFTNADAQLLGGTGTGGALSILCSSGTTPAVKVRAGAHDGASPGGSRALADGAGNFVPYDFYTDSGHSALLAIDGVITLATSTGVAQTVNLYGRAVGKAGLPAGTYTDTVAVELTF, from the coding sequence ATGCATGTACTTGTTTCGCGATTGGGTGTGTGTGCGCTGGGCCTGGCAATGGCCTCCAGCCTCAATGCCGCAACTACGGTGACCGGGCAGATCACCTCCAGCCTGATATTGATCGCCAGTTGCCAGGTCAACGGTTCGGGCGCGGCTACCGGGTTGAACTTCGGTAGCTTGAATTTCGGCACCACCAACAGCCTGTTCACCAACGCCGATGCCCAGTTGCTTGGCGGTACGGGTACCGGTGGCGCGTTGTCGATCCTGTGTTCTAGTGGCACTACGCCAGCGGTCAAGGTACGCGCCGGTGCCCATGATGGCGCGTCCCCCGGTGGCAGCCGTGCATTGGCCGACGGTGCGGGCAACTTCGTGCCCTACGATTTCTACACCGACAGCGGCCATTCCGCGCTGCTGGCGATTGACGGTGTGATCACCCTCGCCACCAGTACCGGCGTGGCGCAGACCGTCAACCTCTATGGTCGGGCGGTGGGCAAGGCGGGGCTGCCGGCAGGCACCTACACCGACACCGTGGCCGTGGAACTGACGTTCTAG
- a CDS encoding Csu type fimbrial protein produces MVSRCLALVAMGGLLVLADDVQAAVASGFIQARLVITASCEVSKGVESAPVNPTGGTAMLDFGSQGPTWNNPLGAGVTAGDKAPLAVWCNPSVSSFTVTIDGGTNGDGTTRRLSNGRQMIPYRLSADPQGRSTYSIGQQRNFVVAKGTQIPIPVFGSVVANTSALPAGIYTDTLTVTLDW; encoded by the coding sequence ATGGTGAGCCGTTGCCTGGCCCTGGTGGCCATGGGCGGCCTGCTGGTGTTGGCAGACGACGTGCAGGCGGCTGTCGCCAGCGGGTTTATCCAGGCGCGGCTGGTGATCACCGCCAGTTGCGAAGTGAGCAAAGGCGTTGAGAGCGCGCCGGTGAACCCCACGGGCGGCACGGCGATGCTCGACTTCGGCAGTCAGGGTCCGACCTGGAACAACCCATTGGGTGCTGGCGTCACCGCTGGCGACAAGGCGCCCTTGGCGGTGTGGTGCAACCCCTCGGTCTCGAGCTTCACCGTGACCATCGACGGCGGCACCAACGGCGATGGCACTACCCGACGCCTGAGCAATGGGCGCCAGATGATTCCTTATCGACTGTCCGCCGACCCGCAGGGGCGCAGCACCTACAGCATCGGGCAGCAACGCAATTTTGTCGTGGCCAAGGGCACCCAGATACCGATCCCGGTATTTGGCTCCGTGGTGGCAAATACCAGTGCCTTACCGGCAGGGATCTACACCGACACGTTGACGGTGACACTGGACTGGTAA
- a CDS encoding Csu type fimbrial protein: protein MGAMLCNTVYGAQLQVEVRIDVQRGCQLVGTTRSAGIEQLGVLDFGSGPRLDDPAGPLSAALISQRQPRLECNPDTPYQVRVDGGLHGGTGEVRYLSATPSTQPIPYRIYADGARRVPLPVDVPLSGRVPDAGFVNLPLYGRIEPLKDIPAVGRYTDLLKVTVTW, encoded by the coding sequence ATGGGCGCGATGCTCTGCAACACGGTTTACGGTGCACAGCTCCAGGTGGAGGTGCGTATCGACGTGCAGCGCGGTTGCCAGTTGGTGGGGACCACCCGCAGCGCTGGCATCGAGCAACTGGGCGTACTGGATTTCGGCAGCGGCCCGCGTCTGGATGACCCGGCCGGGCCCCTGAGTGCGGCGCTGATCAGCCAGCGCCAACCGCGGCTGGAGTGCAACCCCGACACGCCGTATCAGGTCCGCGTTGATGGCGGCCTGCATGGTGGCACCGGTGAAGTACGCTACCTCAGTGCTACCCCATCGACCCAACCCATTCCCTATCGCATCTATGCCGACGGGGCACGGCGCGTGCCGTTGCCGGTGGATGTGCCGCTCAGCGGCCGGGTGCCGGACGCAGGGTTCGTCAACCTGCCGCTCTATGGTCGCATCGAGCCACTCAAGGACATCCCCGCCGTCGGCCGCTACACCGACCTGCTCAAGGTGACGGTGACATGGTGA
- the zapE gene encoding cell division protein ZapE — MAALSLIRRLLGQKPGPLDASPIPAFFQQKAAQQGYTLSTGQTRAIAALARETQQLLAGQPARSLYLHGPVGRGKSWLLDGFFQALPIAEKQRVHFHDFFAQLHRGMFTHHAQDDALAATLDEQLAGCRVLCFDEFHVHDIGDAMLITRLFKALFERGVLVLVTSNYAPQGLLPNPLYHERFKPVIDLIAARMEVLEVSSPQDFRSLPQAQSAQRFTCGHYVWPGTPGQRAALDLPAADSPPRPLGVGHRTLMCRRHEGRSIAFTFNDLCEQLTAVMDYLLLCQDYDHWIIDGLPQLATCPIAVQQRFINLVDVLYDRDKHLVLIGELPLEIALSGQAIDLARTASRLGQLQQAPPQRTPDPVS; from the coding sequence TTGGCCGCGCTTTCCCTGATCCGTCGCCTGCTCGGCCAAAAGCCCGGGCCCCTTGACGCTTCGCCCATTCCCGCGTTTTTTCAGCAAAAGGCCGCGCAACAGGGTTACACCCTGAGCACCGGTCAAACCCGCGCCATTGCTGCCCTGGCCCGGGAAACCCAACAACTGCTCGCCGGCCAGCCCGCCCGCAGCCTGTACCTCCACGGCCCCGTGGGTCGCGGCAAAAGCTGGCTGCTGGACGGGTTCTTCCAGGCGTTGCCGATCGCCGAGAAGCAGCGCGTGCACTTCCATGATTTTTTCGCCCAACTGCATCGCGGCATGTTCACGCATCATGCGCAGGACGATGCCCTGGCCGCGACGCTCGATGAGCAGTTGGCAGGCTGCCGGGTGCTGTGTTTCGACGAATTCCACGTCCATGATATCGGCGATGCCATGCTGATCACACGGCTGTTCAAGGCCCTGTTCGAGCGCGGTGTACTGGTGCTGGTGACGTCCAACTATGCGCCGCAAGGGTTGCTGCCCAACCCCCTGTACCACGAGCGCTTCAAGCCGGTGATCGACCTGATCGCCGCGCGCATGGAGGTGCTGGAAGTCAGTTCGCCCCAGGACTTTCGCAGCCTGCCCCAGGCCCAGAGCGCGCAACGTTTCACCTGCGGTCACTACGTGTGGCCGGGCACCCCGGGGCAGCGGGCGGCGCTCGACCTGCCCGCCGCAGACAGCCCGCCCCGCCCCCTAGGCGTTGGCCATCGGACCTTGATGTGCCGCCGCCATGAAGGGCGCAGCATTGCCTTCACCTTCAACGACCTGTGCGAACAACTGACGGCGGTGATGGACTACCTGCTGCTGTGCCAGGACTACGACCACTGGATCATCGACGGCCTGCCTCAACTGGCGACCTGCCCGATTGCCGTGCAGCAGCGCTTTATCAACCTGGTGGATGTGCTTTACGACCGCGACAAGCATCTGGTACTGATCGGCGAACTGCCGCTCGAGATTGCCTTGAGCGGCCAGGCCATCGACCTGGCCCGCACCGCCAGCCGTCTAGGACAATTGCAGCAGGCCCCCCCGCAACGCACCCCCGACCCGGTATCATGA
- a CDS encoding protein kinase, with product MNTLAQLKAGQLAGITRLDLSCGLTEFPREIFELADSLEILNLSGNALSSLPDDLHRLPHLRVLFCSDNLFTELPACLGQCAKLSMIGFKANQISHVPAAALPPLLRWLILTDNRVSALPEALGERPLLQKLMLAGNHLAHLPQSLANCHNLELLRIASNRFTRLPEWLLTLPSLTWLAYAGNPVEMAVTVAGEDTTPDIPWSELELAEVLGEGASGVIRKARWTPSNTPVAVKLYKGSITSDGSPLHEMQACIAAGLHPNLIKVEGRVVGHPDDQAALVMDLIDPSYRNLAALPSLASCTRDIYTPDTRFSLDVALRIARGIASVAAHLHRHGITHGDLYGHNILWNKAGDCLLGDFGAASFHATADTVETTALQRIEVRAFGILLGELLERVEEQVSGEWLTLQARCCQPDVLARPGFEEIEAILASIQLR from the coding sequence ATGAATACCCTCGCCCAACTCAAGGCCGGCCAATTGGCCGGCATCACGCGCCTGGACTTGTCCTGCGGGCTGACCGAATTCCCCCGGGAAATCTTCGAACTGGCCGACTCTCTGGAAATCCTCAACCTCAGCGGCAATGCCCTGAGCAGCCTGCCCGACGACCTGCACCGCCTGCCGCACCTGCGTGTGCTGTTCTGTTCGGACAACCTGTTCACCGAACTGCCGGCTTGCCTCGGCCAATGCGCCAAACTGAGCATGATCGGCTTCAAGGCCAACCAGATCAGCCACGTGCCCGCCGCCGCGTTACCGCCGCTGTTGCGCTGGCTGATCCTGACCGATAACCGCGTCAGCGCACTGCCCGAGGCATTGGGTGAACGGCCATTGCTGCAAAAACTGATGCTGGCCGGCAACCACCTGGCGCACCTGCCGCAAAGCCTGGCCAACTGCCACAACCTCGAACTGCTGCGCATCGCCTCCAACCGCTTCACGCGCCTGCCGGAATGGCTGTTGACGCTGCCGAGCCTGACCTGGCTGGCCTACGCCGGGAACCCGGTGGAAATGGCTGTGACGGTGGCGGGTGAAGACACCACGCCGGACATTCCCTGGTCCGAACTGGAACTGGCCGAAGTACTGGGCGAAGGCGCGTCCGGCGTGATCCGCAAAGCACGATGGACGCCCTCAAACACGCCCGTCGCCGTCAAGCTCTATAAGGGCAGCATCACCAGCGACGGCTCACCGCTGCACGAAATGCAGGCCTGTATCGCCGCCGGGTTGCACCCCAACCTGATCAAGGTCGAAGGCCGCGTGGTCGGCCACCCCGATGACCAGGCCGCCCTGGTGATGGACCTGATCGACCCGAGCTACCGCAACCTCGCGGCGCTGCCGAGCCTGGCGTCGTGCACCCGGGATATCTACACGCCGGACACCCGTTTCAGCCTTGACGTGGCGCTGCGCATCGCCCGTGGTATCGCCTCGGTCGCGGCGCATCTGCACCGGCACGGCATCACCCATGGCGACCTGTATGGCCACAATATTCTGTGGAATAAAGCGGGTGACTGCCTCCTCGGGGACTTTGGCGCGGCATCGTTCCATGCTACGGCGGACACCGTGGAAACCACGGCGTTGCAGCGTATTGAAGTGCGTGCGTTCGGGATTTTGCTGGGGGAGTTGCTGGAGCGGGTTGAGGAACAGGTGAGCGGTGAATGGCTGACGCTACAAGCAAGGTGCTGTCAGCCCGATGTGCTGGCTCGGCCTGGATTCGAAGAGATCGAAGCCATCCTGGCCTCTATCCAACTGCGCTGA
- a CDS encoding YebC/PmpR family DNA-binding transcriptional regulator → MGAQWKVKHKEAAANAKGKIFGKLVKEITIAARNGADTATNAHLRLVVEQAKKASMPKETLDRAIKKGAGLLGETVQYHRVTYEGFAPHQVPLIVECVTDNINRTVAEIRVAFRKGQLGASGSVAWDFNHVGLIEASPDSPDADPEMAAIEAGAQDFEEGEEEGTTLFITETTDLDAVQKALPEQGFTVLSAKLGYLSKNPVSGLSDEQMAEVEAFLEGLDNHDDVQDMFVGLAG, encoded by the coding sequence ATGGGCGCACAGTGGAAAGTCAAACATAAAGAAGCGGCAGCCAATGCCAAGGGCAAGATCTTCGGCAAGCTGGTGAAAGAAATCACCATCGCTGCCCGCAATGGTGCCGACACCGCGACCAACGCCCACCTGCGTCTGGTAGTGGAACAGGCGAAAAAGGCCTCGATGCCCAAGGAAACCCTGGACCGCGCCATCAAGAAAGGCGCCGGTCTGCTCGGCGAAACCGTGCAATACCACCGCGTGACCTACGAAGGGTTCGCCCCGCACCAGGTGCCGCTGATCGTCGAATGCGTAACCGATAACATCAACCGCACCGTGGCGGAAATCCGCGTGGCGTTCCGCAAGGGCCAGCTGGGCGCTTCCGGTTCCGTGGCCTGGGACTTCAACCACGTCGGCCTGATCGAAGCCTCGCCGGACAGCCCGGACGCCGATCCGGAAATGGCCGCCATTGAAGCCGGCGCCCAGGATTTCGAAGAAGGCGAAGAAGAGGGCACCACCCTGTTCATTACCGAGACTACCGACCTTGACGCTGTGCAGAAAGCCTTGCCGGAGCAGGGTTTCACCGTGTTGTCGGCCAAGCTTGGCTACCTCTCGAAGAACCCGGTGAGCGGTTTGAGCGATGAGCAGATGGCGGAAGTCGAAGCCTTCCTCGAAGGCCTGGACAACCATGATGACGTGCAGGATATGTTCGTCGGGCTGGCGGGCTGA
- a CDS encoding LysR substrate-binding domain-containing protein — translation MNLFQLRAFDAVAREGSFTRAAARLFISQPAVTGHIKALEEYYQIPLLRRTARRVELTEEGTRLAAITRAIFGLVDEAQTLLEANRQLLTGRLEVAADGPHLVMPMIASLRARYPGITVNLRLGNAQETLAALLSEHADVAVLTEVEPRNGLHLQPLAESRICALVPVAHPWARQAEGVQLEQLHEVIMVLREPGSITRRTFDGACLAAGVQPRVLLELDSREAVTEAVAAELGVGVVSSMEVSPDPRVCAVPIQGDGLVNRHLLGCMERRRALRLIQAFFELAP, via the coding sequence ATGAATCTGTTCCAACTGCGCGCATTCGATGCCGTGGCCCGCGAGGGCAGTTTTACCCGTGCGGCGGCGCGGCTGTTCATCAGCCAGCCGGCGGTGACCGGGCACATCAAGGCCCTGGAGGAGTATTACCAGATCCCTTTATTGCGCCGTACGGCAAGGCGCGTGGAACTGACCGAGGAAGGCACGCGCCTGGCGGCCATCACCCGGGCGATCTTCGGTCTGGTGGACGAGGCGCAGACCCTGCTGGAAGCCAATCGCCAATTGCTCACCGGGCGCCTGGAAGTGGCGGCGGACGGTCCGCACCTGGTGATGCCGATGATCGCCAGCCTGCGTGCGCGTTATCCCGGGATCACGGTCAATCTGCGCCTCGGCAACGCCCAGGAAACCCTGGCGGCGCTGTTGTCCGAGCATGCGGATGTGGCGGTGCTGACTGAGGTGGAGCCGCGCAATGGGCTGCACTTGCAGCCGTTGGCCGAATCGCGGATCTGCGCGCTGGTGCCGGTGGCGCATCCGTGGGCCAGGCAGGCCGAGGGTGTTCAGCTGGAGCAATTGCATGAGGTCATCATGGTGCTGCGTGAACCCGGTTCCATCACCCGGCGCACGTTTGACGGTGCTTGCCTCGCTGCCGGTGTACAGCCCAGGGTGCTGCTGGAGCTGGACAGTCGCGAGGCGGTGACGGAAGCCGTGGCTGCCGAATTGGGCGTGGGGGTGGTGTCGTCGATGGAGGTCAGCCCCGACCCGCGGGTGTGCGCCGTGCCGATCCAGGGTGATGGCCTGGTGAACCGGCACCTGCTCGGCTGCATGGAACGGCGCCGCGCATTGCGCCTGATCCAGGCGTTTTTCGAGTTGGCGCCCTGA
- a CDS encoding 2-aminoethylphosphonate--pyruvate transaminase — translation MTTPILLTPGPLTTSNRTRQAMMVDWGSWDDRFNQLTASVCEQLLAIIDGAASHHCVPLQGSGTFAVEAAIGTLVPRDGKVLVLINGAYGKRLAKICEILGREFSTFETAEDQPTTAADVDRLLHADTAITHVALIHCETSTGILNPLAEIAQVVKHHGKRLIVDAMSAFGALPINAREVPFDALIAASGKCLEGVPGMGFVFVDQQALAAAQGNCHSLAMDLFDQHSYMAKTGQWRFTPPTHVVAALHEALLQYAEEGGLRARHQRYANNCQALLDGMAELGLHSFLPVAIQAPIIVTFHAPQDPRYQFKDFYERVKAKGFILYPGKLTQVDTFRVGCIGHVDDSDMHAAVTAIADVLQAMGITLSSIGAHA, via the coding sequence ATGACGACGCCCATCCTGCTGACCCCCGGCCCCCTGACCACCTCCAACCGCACCCGCCAGGCCATGATGGTGGATTGGGGTTCATGGGACGACCGATTCAACCAGCTCACCGCCAGCGTCTGCGAACAGTTGCTGGCAATCATCGACGGCGCCGCCAGCCACCATTGCGTGCCCTTGCAAGGCAGCGGCACCTTTGCCGTCGAAGCGGCCATCGGCACGCTGGTCCCGCGCGACGGCAAGGTATTGGTGCTGATCAACGGCGCCTATGGCAAGCGCCTGGCGAAAATCTGCGAAATACTGGGCCGCGAGTTCAGTACCTTCGAAACCGCCGAGGACCAACCCACCACCGCCGCCGATGTGGACCGCCTGCTGCACGCCGACACGGCCATTACCCATGTCGCGCTGATCCACTGCGAAACCAGCACCGGCATCCTCAACCCCTTGGCCGAGATCGCCCAGGTGGTGAAACACCACGGCAAGCGCCTGATCGTCGACGCCATGAGCGCCTTTGGTGCGCTGCCGATCAACGCCCGCGAAGTACCGTTCGACGCATTGATCGCCGCTTCGGGCAAGTGCCTGGAAGGCGTGCCGGGCATGGGCTTTGTCTTCGTCGACCAACAGGCGCTGGCCGCCGCCCAAGGCAACTGCCACTCCCTGGCGATGGACCTGTTCGACCAGCACAGCTACATGGCCAAGACCGGCCAATGGCGTTTCACCCCGCCGACCCACGTGGTGGCGGCCCTGCATGAAGCACTGCTGCAATACGCCGAAGAAGGCGGCCTGCGCGCACGTCATCAACGCTACGCCAATAACTGCCAGGCTCTGCTGGACGGCATGGCCGAGCTGGGCCTGCACAGCTTCCTGCCGGTGGCGATCCAGGCGCCGATCATCGTCACTTTCCACGCGCCGCAAGACCCGCGTTACCAGTTCAAGGACTTCTATGAACGGGTCAAGGCCAAGGGTTTCATTCTGTATCCGGGCAAACTGACCCAGGTGGACACCTTCCGCGTGGGCTGCATCGGCCATGTCGATGACAGCGACATGCACGCCGCCGTCACCGCCATCGCTGACGTACTGCAGGCCATGGGTATCACCCTTTCATCGATTGGAGCACACGCATGA